From the Aspergillus puulaauensis MK2 DNA, chromosome 1, nearly complete sequence genome, the window TCCACTGAGGAGCGCTTCAACACCCACCCCCAGATCATCGAGGATCTCAAAGCAAAGGCCAAGAAACTTGGTCTATGGAATATGTTCCTTCCCAAGAACCATTTTGCCAAGCACGGCGCTGAGTACAGTAATCTGGAGTATGGGCTCATGGCCGAGTATCTGGGCCGCAGTCTAACTGCCAGCGAGGCGACGAACTGCGCCGCGCCAGATACCGGCAATATGGAGGTCTTCGCGAAATATGGCAccgaggagcagaagaagaagtggctGGTGCCGttgctggatggggagatTCGATCGGGGTTCTTGATGACGGAGCCGCAAGTTGCTAGTAGTGATGCTACGAATATTGAGCTCCGCATGACGAAGGACGGAGATTATTTCGTTCTTAATGGCCAAGTAATAACGCCCTCACCTGCTTCTTTATTGACGTACTGACGAAATATGATAGAAATGGTGGGCAAGTGGCACTGGTGATCTTCGGACAAAGGTCTTTCTCGTCATGGGAAAATCAGACCCGGCAAACCCAGACAAATATAAGCAGCAGACCGTTATTGCCGTATCTGCTGATACTCCAGGAATCACAACGAAGCGCATGCTTTCTGTGTTGGGCTACGACGATGCTCCCCACGGACATGGGCACATATTCTTTGATAACGTGCGCGTCCACAAGAGCAATGTCATCTTAGGCGAAGGCCGCGGCTTCGAGGTAGTCCAGGGCCGCCTTGGACCTGGTCGAATCCACCACGCAATGCGATCAGTAGGAGGGGTAAGGGaactctttttttcccccttcttcaatCCGTTTTTATATAGATCGACACTGACGAGGTGCTCACTTTTGATAGGCAGAGAAAGCTCTGGAATACTTCCTGGCGCGGATCAACGATCCTCGAAAGAGGCCATTTGGCAAACAATTGAGCGAGCATGGAATAATGTTGGAACGCATTGCTAGGTCGCGGATTGAGATCGACTCCGCTCGTCTCTCAGTGCTCAATGCTGCCATCATGGTCGACCAAGGAGGCGCCAAACACGCACTCAAAGAGATCGCCGAGGTCAAGGTGCAAGTCCCCCGTATGTTGACTGAGATTATAGACCGTGCAATCCAGGCATATGGAGCTGGTGGCGTGTCTCAAGATACTCCGCTGGCCAACATGTACTCGGGGGCACGGACTATGAGAATTGTCGATGGCCCTGACGAGGTGCATATTCTGCAGCTGGGCCGCAATGAAAACAAGCGAGGCAAGGCGTTGCTGGGAAAGATTGAAGcccagaaacagaagacACAGGCCCTGCTCGGCCAGTACAAGGTGGAGTTAACCGATCCATTGCTGCTTGACCGGAAGTCATCAAAACTGTAGACTGGTTCTTAGCTTTACCGGGGCGGTATATTCAATATTTCAACTCCATTCACTTTGTCTGCTTATCAGAATTGCATGTCAGCACATAGTGTATTCGTAGAGTAGAGTAGTTTAAGTAGGGTTGTACTTACATTGGTATAGTTGACGGTTTTGTAGAAGAATCCTCAGATGAATCTAAATATGAGTGGAATAACTATAATGTGAATAGTATTACATACCCATAAAATTTGGCATAGAAGCggctataataataattattgCTCCAGTTTCACCTCTAGTAAAGGCTGTTGTGAAGACTGCCTCTGTTGAGTCTGAGACTACATTGGTCTCTAAAGCGGCACCAGATCTGGCCGAATACGGAAGGGATCCATAGAGCCCGTCATGGTCCTGGAAATTTCTCTAGAAGAGTCATACTTCGCATTTCTCCATCCTTCATATTTTCTGGCCTCCAGCAACAATGCCTCTCATCGAGTCTGATGCGGCCGGCCCGTCGACCGAGCAACCTCAGCGACTGCCTTTTCCACCCGTCACATACTCGCACATTCTACATTGTTCCTACGACTATTGGCAACCAAAGTGGGCAACTCTCTTAACTCCGGATTTCAGCAGAAGTCAAGCCATTAACCTACTTCATTTAATATAGATACCGCGCTCTCGTACCGAAGTCCCGAATCATTCCCTTAACACCCGCTTTCGTTTCCTACCTTCATGCAGACGGAATTGTCCTCCCACCAGAAGATACCCCGCCAACCAACGATGACGATCTCGATGAGTTTTCAGATGATTCCGACGTCGAGGAAGAGTCAGACCCCTCGAAAGACTGGGAGGATATCCATTCCCAAATCAAGTCCACAATCGCGGAGTTGGACGGCAAAGTGACCCCCAAATTAAACTGGAGCGCACCCAAGGACGCCACCTGGATGGCCGCAACAAACGACATGCAATGCCGCACTCCAAATGACAtctacctcctcctcaaaaGCAGCGACTTCATTACCCACGACCTAGAACACCCATTTGACGACTGCGTCCCCGATACTTCCTACTCACCGAGCCCCATGCCCAGTCTCCCGCAGGTCAATTacaacctcatcctccgccaATACgtcaacttcaacccctcACTTGAGTTCCGATGCTTCGTGCGTAACAGGGTGTTACTCTGTATGTGCCAGCGGGACCAGAACCActtcgacttcctcttccccatgCGCGACTCTCTTCGCTCCCGCATCCagtccttcttcgacgaaaAGCTCAAAGACACATTCCCAGACTCAAGCTTCGTCTTCGATGTCTACATCCCACCACCACACCAGCGCGTGTGGCTCATCGATATTAACCCCTGGGCGGAGCGCACAGATCCACTACTATTTAGTTGGCTAGAGGTCCTGCGAATGAAAGACCCAGTCGGTATtcaagaagaggatgacagCGCCGAACAGTTCGTCCGCCTGTCTCTCAACGGAAATAACTCTGATCTacccgaagaagccgaaggcGATACGTCTGggtcagaagaagaagaagcagagcacATAGAAGATGATGACACCCCATTCCTATCGGAATTCCGACTCGTCAAGCGTGACGATCCGGAAGCCTACGCCTTCACAACACCTCAGTACTCAGCGCATAAAATGCCCAAGGAAGTTGTCGACGCCTCGATctctggccctggcggcATGAGTGAATTTCTGGGTCAATGGCAGGATATCATCGCGCGGCAAGCTCAGGAATCAGATACGGAGAGTGATCATTAACTTCCTATGCCTATGCGTGACGACATCTGAACTTGAAAAATGGATATGAAACCACGAAGTTAGCATTTGACGTATCGGAGCACGTTGTTTTAGACGGCGTTTTGTTTATTTGGTGGAGGGAAGTGTGATTCTCAGCATAGCACAATCCAGAGCTCTTGGATTAGAAAGTCCATCTTCATTCCATTCAAACAATACCTGCCAGATATTACACTGGGGTTTCAACACCACCCGAAAATCGTATACCCCTCTAAAGTTTATGTCTCTTCTCCCCCGCAGCCAGCTTCCTGAATTCCTCCTGGGGAATACCAGCCAGGAATCTTTCTAGACCCTGGAATGCCTCGACCGTATTCTGGCGATCCATAAGCTCCCGTCCAGGCCTACGAATCAGCTCCTTAATCCTGATCATTGAGCTCTGGCTCAAATGCGCACCCATCCGttcatcaacctccttcaaAACCTCACCCAAGAACCCCTCCGAGTCCTCTGGCTTCCCGCTCGGCGCCTTGATAACCTTGTTCACGAATCCTGCGCTCACAAGCTCCTCGCACGTAATTCGCTTACTTTGGAGAAGAGCTTCGTTGGCTTTTGCGATACCCAGACGTTCTACGAATGCAGTGGAGGCGCCACCCTCGGCAACGAGGCCGAGTGAAGAGAATGGTGTCAGGAGGAAGGCGTGAGGTGCGGCGTACACGAAGTCAGCCATTCCGACCAGCGCGGCAGAGAGACCCACGGCTGGCCCATTTAGGGCGACGACTAGGATCTTGGAGTGCCGTGAGACGGTGTTTGTTATGTCGATGTTGTTTACGACGAAGCTGCGGACAAGTTCGCGGCGGACGTTGGTTCCCAGGCCGGCGCCGGGGCGGGCGGAGGTTACGTCTGCGCCTCTATTGATAGATTATATACCATTAGCAAATGTGACAGGTCCGATTGAGGTggggtggagatggaaagtACGCTGAGAAGAACCGTCCGTTCCCAGCCAGGACAGTGATAGTAATGTCATCGCGCTTATCGACTTCACGGAGACGCTCGCCGAGCAGATAGTAGTGGTCTCCGGTTAGGGCATTGAGCTTTTTGGGGATGTTGAGAGTGATGATCGCGACGCGATCTTTGTAAGTGAGGGTGATATCTTGTTCTGCGGCCATCTTATCTGCAGCCTTGCGTTGATTGGGTTGGATATGTCCGGCGAATTTGACGATCGCTGGTTTGTTCAATGTTGCAAAGTAGGGAACGTAAACAGGGCAATGGAGAATCAGCCAGCAACTCTCCAGTATTATATGATAGTCGCTTACCGAGCTCAGCTTCTCTGTCAGCTTCCAAACCCCCAGGAGCCGTGGCTGTTGCGGGGAGTGACCGACGAGCCGACAGAGGAGCCGAGGCCCAGTAGGCACTGACTGCTGAGCAGCGGAACGAAGATCTTTTCCATAAACAATGTCAAGATCAGGTGATCACACGTGATCCATATCAGCAGGCGGTCTGGTGGAAGCTGCATCATGTGACCTTCATAATTCAGGCCCTCTCATTGGCAAGCGGGAATATTCAAGTTTATAGGCCGGAGGAGCTTCGGATTCAAGATCGGACCATCGATCAGGAAACGTCTTTCCAAACCCCCATAATCAGCAAAAAGCCAGTCGAAGCCCGCCTGGCGGTGAAACAAATCGCACCCGATTCAATATAAACTATCAACATACTCATTCTCCTCCATACTATCCTGTTTCCGCCACTCCAATCACCTCCGCCCCCGCCGTCTTAATCGACATCAAAAGCCAACCCACGTTACAACAATGTCCACGATCCTCCGCAGACTCCAAGGGGGTAACCTCGAAGTAGTCAAGGTATGACAGCTACTTAACATTTGCCTCCAACGTCACCAATTTCCTCAATATATGCTAACATATCCTTTCTCCAGTTCGGCATGTACGTCCTATTCCCCATCGGCTGGATGTACTACTTCGGAACGAATCTCGACGAGCGCTTCAGCGTACCCGGGTTCTGGCCTACCACAGAGCAGTCACATAAGATCccgctggagaaggaggatatcGATAAGGAGCTGGCGCGCATGCGCATGGCTGATGCGGTGAAGCGGGAGCGACgggagcgggagcgggagATCGAAGCCCAAACGCAGGCTCAGGCCCTGGCGCAGGCGCAGAGTGGGCAGGGTTCAAATTTAGAATGAAGTGATGGGTtgtttgattgattgattgattgactCTTGGGGTGGTTGTATGAATATGGGTTTTGAAAGTTTTGAGCTGGTGAAAAGCTGAATCTACCTTATCCTGTTGATCGGAACGGTAGTGGaggtttttctttttcttttattatgATATATTGTATGTTGGGAGTTTTTGGTTCCTGTTGCTGGTGAGTTACTTTTGTACAGTATGTATAATTGCTCGTTGTACTATAGCACTCTTCTCTGGGCATCTTATGGAGTTGCTATTGGTTTTGACAGGGATTCTTGATTTTTATATTGTTTTTATCAAGATGAGCAGTTGCTATTCCGCCTTAGAACTTTAATATCAGCCGACATGACAGTCTAGACGGTCTAATCCTTCAACAAAACACTCCCACAGCGGGATTGAACGTGATGTTGGACCATACTGGGAAATTTACCAACGAAACAGCACTTGAAAGTCCCTGCTCAACAGTCAAAAGTATAGGATAGCAATAGTCGGCTTAATGCTAGTagaaacgaaagaagaagggggaaaaaacCGAAACGCCTAGGACACGAGCACCGTCTGCACGAATTTCCCAACTCcttgaaagaaaaaaatagcATTCCCACAACGCCAGGAGCAAATCGAGCTAACGATTTCACTTCAGGTCTATGGATGGTGATCATGCAGCTGATACTGCGAAAATTAGGGGCACAGGTATTGAGCCGGTGcaagagggaaaagaaagattAGCGTAATTAAACAGTGCATCAGTCCCCGACTGTATCACAACTAGAAATGAACCGGTCCAATGTCCGCTCGCTGCCGACAACGATGAAAACAAAAGTGACATCCTGGAAAAGCAATTATGTGAATTGAAAAGAGCTCCAGAGTATTACAACTCCGGAACCGTGGCTGCCGTCGCGGCCGTATTCTGTGCCGTCTCATACACCAGCTCTAGAGTCTGCGTGGCACCGTCACGGAAGACTGTACTGATGGCTGCGATGCCGTTTGAAACGAACGGGCGTTCGCCAACCCAGTAGTAGTAAAGGTGGCCGTATATTGTGCGGAGATGATCGGGAAGGTAGACGTAGATCGCGGTAAGGATCATGGAGAGAAGGGTGAGAATAATGGAATCTAGTGGTTGCACAGTCAGTAAATGTAATTGGGAAGATTGTGGAGAGCAAGACATACTGAAAATGAATTTTTCCGTAGGGGTAAGCATGTATACGGCGAAGGTCACCTCATACTGATAGATTTTCAGACGAATCCAGCGCACAAACGCGGCTGCTATCCAGAGAAGAGTCATTGTTTCGAAGTTGTTGACTGTGTGTTGTCTAGGTGTAAGCGAGTGATGCGGTGCGAGGTGGTTTTATCTGAGGTTGTGGTTGCCAGGAGCGTCGGTTCGTGCGTTAGAGGTGAAGCTTGACAAGAAGGTGCAAAGTTGAAAATGAGTAGATCAATTGTAGGCTCGGTTCGATAGCATGGTATTAGGTTAATCGGGTCGCAGGGACAGGTTGAGAAAGTCAACAGGAGGTGGATTTTAAGGATAAGGACGAAAGATTGCGTGTCGATCGTCGCTCGATCCGTTTTGACTTTGAGGCTGCGGATGCGGCGGGGGAGGCAACTCTGAGATCGAAGGAGGTTTCAGACCGAGGGCGAAAAGGAAGTTGAAATTCAAAATACACTTTAACAATAACAACCGGGGAATCTGATTCTGGGCTACGGCGAGAATCTGCTAAGAATAGTCGGGAATTAGTTGAAGTCCAGGTGTCCAGACTCAAGACTCAGAGGCAGACTGCCAGTGGTTCTCAACAGGTCCGGTCCACTCAGGGTCCTGTCAACGATTGGCAGTGCCACTAGTGGAAAGGGGGCAGGCTCTTCAATAGGAGCATCTTCTTGCAAAGCTCTTGACCTGGCTTCTATCACCCTCTCACAGGCTCATCGTCAGATTCTGGGTTGACCCCCATGTTAAAGCATACGTAACCCACCCTTGGCACAACCACACTCTCGAACAGGCGACCACTTGACGAACGAGGAAACATTCCTACGGAGCCCGGGGTAGATATCTAGAACAGTCATGCATACCTCTGTAGATGGCTTAAAATGCCCAATGATGTTCGAGATCTGTGCTCGAATCTCGAACATTTAACTCCTGCATCTTTTATCGCGATAAGAATCCGAGACACCCAACCAAATCCAACGCTTCTCTCCACCTCATCCTTAGcatgaagctgctgcacatTTGGAGTATCAACCTCAGACTAACTAATATCCGATAAAATGAACCTAATCGCCTGACAACGATCATGGTCCGTCCAATACGACAACTACTGCGGCCCATCTCCAACACCGCACTCATCCCCCGGCCTCCTCTCCGCATTGCCACGGTCCCAGTCCCCAAACGACCCATCTCCGCCTCACCACTCCTCTCCAACAAACCCCTCCCCCCGCGCCTGAAGCTCGACGATGCCGACATAACACTCTCCTACCTCAAGGGCACAGGCCCGGGAGGGCAAAAAATTGTATTTCTCCCCCAATTCTCCATTCACACCCACGACCATCGCTAACACCACCCGTCCTGGTCGCAGAACAAAACAAATTCCGCCGTGCAACTAATCCACCGGCCCACCGGCATCGTCGTGAAATCTCAAGCCACGAGATCGCGCGCGCAGAATGAGAAATATGCGCGCCAGATTCTTGCTGATAAGGTCGAGCAAGCCCTGAGGGGTGATCAGAGTCGTGTCGCGCTGAAGGCAGACCGcgagcggaagaagaaagcgagTAAGGTAAAGAAGAGTCGGAGGAAGTATCGGGAGTTAGAAGACGGGAAGAGtgcagaggaggaagtaggggaagaagagaagggggaaCCAGTGTTAGATGGGGATAATGAGCCTGCAACGAAGGAGTCAGGGTGAAACTCTCATGGACTTCTATACCTACTGCAAAGTCCTGGATGTCCGATTTGGCGGATATACTAGGTAGCCTTCGCACACACTACGTGcgtatatcttaatatatattgtaCAGTACAGCATTGTTCTCTATCGGAAATTTGATCCCATACAGATGAAGGGACAGACATtgatattctagaaaatagTCCTATCTAGATGATATAATTCACGCAATATAACTGCCGAGCACTGCCTTCGCCTGGTCCTCTAATCTCTCCTGGGCGAATGCTGAGATTCTTCCACCGTGCTTCTGGTCTGCTTCCTTCAGGCACTTCCCAACCCAGATCTTAAGATCGGCACCCGTGTCCGGCCAAGGGTCTCTGACCTGGGGCCGTATGGTGACAAGAGCTGTGAATCCAACACCAAATGCCATGTCCTCAACGTCATGCTCAGCAATAACATCGTCCTTGCTAGCAGGCAGTGGTGGAAGCTCCAAGAGTTTGAGAAGGGCTTCGCACGTGAAACCCCATCCCTTCTTGTACTTGTTCGCAAAAGCTTCGGAGTTGGCAAGCGTCTTAGTGAATGATAGCACAGCAGTTTTGCGATCCAGTGGGCGCGCAAGCTTTTGTGACTCCGGCAGAATGACGTTCAGGTATAATTGAACATACAGGCTATTTGTAGTCAGTATCTGACTGAATGACAGAGGAATCGACGACAAACTTACCCCTCCTGTACTTTATCGACGATTTGGATTACGAAATCGGCGCTGCATCCCTTGGCATCATTGGCGCACATGAAGTGATAGAAACGCACGAATCGGAGTGTAAGACTCTCTGTTTTATGATTCTGAAGGCGTGTGAGAATGATCTGCATGATATCACCAAAGAACGGTTCCAGTACAGCTCTAGAAATAACGTTAGCGAAGTGTGTTATGTGTATCTTTCAGTAACCAACGTACGATGGAAAGTGCTCAATCACAGCTTCCAGGAGATCAAATCCGTAGCTTTCATTTGTCTTGGATGAAAGTAACTTCTGGAAAATACCAAGCGTGTTGATAAGCTGGTTGttttctagaatatattGGGACCCCCGGCTAATAATCGACGATAAAAGTCGCACGAGCGCGGGGATATTGCCCTTGGACTCCCACACTTGAGGTGCAAGAATAGGGGCAATGAGGCTCTGATAGTATGTTGGCAACGTTCCCGATGGGTTAGCTTCGAGAAGGGCAGCGAAAAGCTGGAAGATGTACGGGACGAATTCTAAGCTCACGTCAGCTTCACTTGTAAACTTCATTGTACATAGATCAAGCATACCTTGTACATCTCCTTGGAGGATGGCGGAGAAAGGAGGGTAGAGAGCCTGCTCAAGTTTATCGGGGTTCGCTGGAGCAGCGTACCTATGACAGTCAATAAACGGTAGGGTTGCAGCGTCCGACAGCCTGAACTTACCGAATAAACGCTCCTATAGTCTCAAAATGATAGTAGTAAAACCTCGGGTTGCTCGGGTTGCTAGCTATCACTTGAGTGATGTTGATCAAGTGCTTCAGCACATTGTCCGTAATAGGGATTACAGCCTCTTTAATCACGATCAAAACCCTCATAGCGCATTTCATGATAAACTCATTCTCCTGCACTTTTTGAGGAGCCGGGTCCTTCTGAATCAAGGAGAAAATATGTTCCAATAGGTCCTTAGCAAGAGGCTTGATCGTGTCTGCTGAGATAATGGGCTGTCCTTGGTTATCGGTGAAATATAGCACGCGTTCAACGGCAATGGCAGAATACGTGTAAACAACAAAGTTGGGAGAAGCAAGGTGATTGACCAATAATGGAAGCACTTCCTGCCATTGTTCCTTTGTCACGAGGCTGCGGAAAAGGTAGAGATACTTGACAGCATCAACCTTGAGAATTGGATGCAAACCATCCCCAGAAACCAAGTCGGCGGCGAGGTGTTTTTGGAAATAGTCGGTGATGCTTATGAGGCTATTAGTTGTCGTGATTCCGTGGCTGGCAGTTGCAGCCCCTTTCGCTGCAATTGCAATAAAAAGGTAGGTTGCGGTATCCTTGGCTTTCCAGTTCAGCTGTGGTGATTTCGTGTACTCATTCAGGTAGTGGTCGATGTATTGCAGAACAGCCTTTGTAACCGACCCTTCAAAGTTCGCGTTCAATTGCTTCAGGAAGTCTGTAGCAGCACGTCGTCTTGTGTCGCTGTCTGATCCCTCGAGATCACGTCGGATAAACTCAATCGGCTCATCCTCGAACAGTTCTTCATCTGAATCACGGAGGCTAACGTTTGGCAAAATGACCTTTTCAATGACCTGAGCCAATGTGCCCTCCGCTTGGAAAACTTGTGCATGCTGAGGCATGCCGGCAATCGAAGTCAAGAACTTTAACGCCCGACTAACAAGAATGTCATACTTTGTTTCCTGCCCAATTGTAGTCAGGAAATTCCACGAGCTCTCCACGAATTGTTGGATGTGCTGCTGAAACTCGTCCCCGTATTTCTGTACCCAGAGCGTTAGGACCTCAAAAATCCCGGCACGAGTAAATTCTAGTTGACCAGATTCGGTATCATCATCAGTGTGAAGCAATTGGTTGTCGTATGTTAGATATTTGAGTAACAGCTGTGCAATCCCACTCATATTTTCTTCGAACATCGGAGGGAGGTCATGGCAAGAAAGGTCATACATCAGCTTAATCATCAAATTAAGTTGAGTGAATCCTTGAACAAGCTGGTCTTTGTTCGACTTGTTCGCTTCGAGATACGCATCGAGTCCCTGCATATAACAATTAGCACTGTCGTGGATTGCAGTTGTGGTGAGAGGAGAAGGGATACCTGGAAAAGAGTCAAGAAAGGATTACCGAATCTCTCAAGGACGTGGTTGATTTCTATGTAAAGTTCATCGGAGCGGAAAAGGGGTCTCCACCTCTTGAAAATCGAATGCGCAACTTGCAAGACACCGATGTTGGCAGCGGGGTTGTCGGGTTGAAGTTTTGAAACAAGGTCCTGGGGGAGTTAGTTTAGCGAAGATCAGGTGCAAAGCTAACTGAATGCCAAATTTACATTAACAAGTGTATTCCACCGCTCCCAGAAGTCACTATCAGCGATGACACTAACAGCTTCTCCTAATTGGGTTTGTATACCCTGCGGCACGGAGATCATCAAGTTGATGAGTTCTTGTTTGATCGTACCCACTACCTCCTGTGGAAGCTTGTAGtttccatcctcatcggtcCAATTCCTTTTGATGAAGTTCTTGAAAAATAGCGCACTTGCCAGGCGAGTATTGTACGGATAGGATTCGGAGGCGGTGATTTGAAGAAGTGATATCGCAAAGCTCGGGTTACTCTCTTCTTGACGAAGAGCGGATTCAGCTAGCACAAGTCAATATCAATTTTAAAAAGCGAGTCATATGACTAGGAATCTGCGAGTTCACCTTGTTTATTCTGTCTGGGGTCCAGACTCGCTGCGAGGAGCTGGGCAACAGCCCCAAGACCATCCGCCATTGTTTGGAGGGGCGATGTGTATTAGCAAAATAGAGAAAGATGCGGAGACAACCGGTGGCCGTTGAAACGTTTGAGCTTTGAAATGGGACAAATTCTGGTACCTccaccaaggtcaaggtaCTCTTTGCAGAAACAATGATGTGCTCAACAACAAAATAGAGCCAGAGGCAAGCTTAATTCCTGGACAGGCAGTTTGTTTGGCGGTTGCTTTGGAATTATTTCTAGGCGGTGAGCGCAGGTCCGCGGGGTTGTTCTGCCAGTCAGGTGACTTCTCCCTTCTGCGGAATCAAACTCTTCCGAACCTCCGCCAGATCAGCAGCCAAATTGGTGCGGAGGGGAAATACCCTCTTGGCGGAGCTCCATTGATGATTCAATTCTGAAGATATCTTGTTCTTTACCCCATCGCCTTAAAGTGCTATCTACAAAGGGGTTGGTTTCTCGCTGGCGCCCGGTGTTCGTCTGTCTTAACCAGTGCaacttcctttctttcttcatgTGCTGGCTCTCCGACTCAGCCTCTCTTGGGTGCTTCGACTCTTATCTCTTGGCATTGGGATTCAAGCCTCATCTTCTTTCAACCTCCTAATGTTACCAACACTTCCTGAACAGCTCTTCATGGTACGTTTGTATGGGTGTTTGATCAGTCTCTGATCCTGCAATGGTCTGCCGCATCCCACTCTTCCCACCCTTTGCCCATGACGCCATTTTAAAGCCTCTTGTCGCTAATCAACAGGCTCTTATCCAGCTCCTTATATAATCCTTTTGACTCACTTGAATCTACCCTATATACTCTCACCCGTCCACTGGGACGCATGCCTCCCGACGATGCTTCATTCCCATCCCGTTCTAAGTATTCAACATCCAGCTTTGCGGGCGTCTTTAGATCATTAAGTGCCTCCCGAGCGAAATCGGTTTCCTCTACGTCACTGCGGGATAGCGGTGACTCTTCCCACCAGCACACAGATGGACACACGGGCTCTTGGGGCACAATAGGGATAGACTCAATGCATCGTGGAAGTGTCGTGTCGAGCTCTTCGGATGCTTCGGGGACGCGGGATTTTGAATCGTCCGTCAAGGTGCTGGCGCAACAGCAAAACCTCAGCCATGCCAGTGACGAAGCAGAACAAGTGGCCAAGTCCTTTCAGTTTTATACTCAGGAGCAAGCTCTAGCGCTTTGGGAAGCCGGGTCGCACTTGATACACCAGGCGGGGTCTTCCGAGGCTCGGCACA encodes:
- a CDS encoding uncharacterized protein (COG:I;~EggNog:ENOG410PH69;~InterPro:IPR006091,IPR009075,IPR013786,IPR009100, IPR036250,IPR037069;~PFAM:PF02770,PF00441,PF02771,PF08028;~go_function: GO:0016627 - oxidoreductase activity, acting on the CH-CH group of donors [Evidence IEA];~go_function: GO:0050660 - flavin adenine dinucleotide binding [Evidence IEA];~go_process: GO:0055114 - oxidation-reduction process [Evidence IEA]); its protein translation is MSPPPPCLVNSHNGYIPASQRIPAMARPFVSERAKKTLDLVEKFVEEECVPADAIYQQQLGRSTEERFNTHPQIIEDLKAKAKKLGLWNMFLPKNHFAKHGAEYSNLEYGLMAEYLGRSLTASEATNCAAPDTGNMEVFAKYGTEEQKKKWLVPLLDGEIRSGFLMTEPQVASSDATNIELRMTKDGDYFVLNGQKWWASGTGDLRTKVFLVMGKSDPANPDKYKQQTVIAVSADTPGITTKRMLSVLGYDDAPHGHGHIFFDNVRVHKSNVILGEGRGFEVVQGRLGPGRIHHAMRSVGGAEKALEYFLARINDPRKRPFGKQLSEHGIMLERIARSRIEIDSARLSVLNAAIMVDQGGAKHALKEIAEVKVQVPRMLTEIIDRAIQAYGAGGVSQDTPLANMYSGARTMRIVDGPDEVHILQLGRNENKRGKALLGKIEAQKQKTQALLGQYKVELTDPLLLDRKSSKL
- the cdc123 gene encoding cell proliferation protein CDC123 (BUSCO:EOG09264WF4;~COG:S;~EggNog:ENOG410PJMN;~InterPro:IPR009772;~PFAM:PF07065) → MPLIESDAAGPSTEQPQRLPFPPVTYSHILHCSYDYWQPKYRALVPKSRIIPLTPAFVSYLHADGIVLPPEDTPPTNDDDLDEFSDDSDVEEESDPSKDWEDIHSQIKSTIAELDGKVTPKLNWSAPKDATWMAATNDMQCRTPNDIYLLLKSSDFITHDLEHPFDDCVPDTSYSPSPMPSLPQVNYNLILRQYVNFNPSLEFRCFVRNRVLLCMCQRDQNHFDFLFPMRDSLRSRIQSFFDEKLKDTFPDSSFVFDVYIPPPHQRVWLIDINPWAERTDPLLFSWLEVLRMKDPVGIQEEDDSAEQFVRLSLNGNNSDLPEEAEGDTSGSEEEEAEHIEDDDTPFLSEFRLVKRDDPEAYAFTTPQYSAHKMPKEVVDASISGPGGMSEFLGQWQDIIARQAQESDTESDH
- a CDS encoding dodecenoyl-CoA isomerase (COG:I;~EggNog:ENOG410PJ85;~InterPro:IPR001753,IPR029045;~PFAM:PF16113,PF00378;~go_function: GO:0003824 - catalytic activity [Evidence IEA]), whose product is MAAEQDITLTYKDRVAIITLNIPKKLNALTGDHYYLLGERLREVDKRDDITITVLAGNGRFFSAGADVTSARPGAGLGTNVRRELVRSFVVNNIDITNTVSRHSKILVVALNGPAVGLSAALVGMADFVYAAPHAFLLTPFSSLGLVAEGGASTAFVERLGIAKANEALLQSKRITCEELVSAGFVNKVIKAPSGKPEDSEGFLGEVLKEVDERMGAHLSQSSMIRIKELIRRPGRELMDRQNTVEAFQGLERFLAGIPQEEFRKLAAGEKRHKL
- a CDS encoding uncharacterized protein (COG:S;~EggNog:ENOG410PSMJ;~InterPro:IPR018625;~PFAM:PF09803;~TransMembrane:1 (i12-31o);~go_component: GO:0005739 - mitochondrion [Evidence IEA];~go_process: GO:0033617 - mitochondrial cytochrome c oxidase assembly [Evidence IEA]), which codes for MSTILRRLQGGNLEVVKFGMYVLFPIGWMYYFGTNLDERFSVPGFWPTTEQSHKIPLEKEDIDKELARMRMADAVKRERREREREIEAQTQAQALAQAQSGQGSNLE
- a CDS encoding serine palmitoyltransferase small subunit family protein (COG:S;~EggNog:ENOG410PRW5;~InterPro:IPR024512;~PFAM:PF11779;~TransMembrane:1 (n3-11c16/17o36-57i)) — protein: MTLLWIAAAFVRWIRLKIYQYEVTFAVYMLTPTEKFIFNSIILTLLSMILTAIYVYLPDHLRTIYGHLYYYWVGERPFVSNGIAAISTVFRDGATQTLELVYETAQNTAATAATVPEL
- a CDS encoding peptide chain release factor family protein (COG:J;~EggNog:ENOG410QDMR;~InterPro:IPR000352;~PFAM:PF00472;~go_function: GO:0003747 - translation release factor activity [Evidence IEA];~go_process: GO:0006415 - translational termination [Evidence IEA]), with protein sequence MVRPIRQLLRPISNTALIPRPPLRIATVPVPKRPISASPLLSNKPLPPRLKLDDADITLSYLKGTGPGGQKINKTNSAVQLIHRPTGIVVKSQATRSRAQNEKYARQILADKVEQALRGDQSRVALKADRERKKKASKVKKSRRKYRELEDGKSAEEEVGEEEKGEPVLDGDNEPATKESG